From a region of the Deltaproteobacteria bacterium genome:
- a CDS encoding anaerobic ribonucleoside-triphosphate reductase activating protein produces the protein MIAGLQPCSFIDYPEYLSAVVFLRGCNLRCPYCHNPSLISPNGECYLSDDEFFSFLKKRQGLLDAVVISGGEPTLYADLNKLITKIQSMGFLVKLDTNGTQPKVIADLLNAKLLNYIALDLKDHPNSYASWLGAYSKPEDLLESISIIKDSDVAHEFRTTVVLPYHDKVRLNRMAKYALGCKQWILQAYKNTTTSRRFVSPPVNYLKQIAATICRDYGISCFYRNGN, from the coding sequence ATGATCGCCGGTCTCCAACCTTGTTCTTTTATTGATTATCCCGAGTATCTTAGCGCTGTAGTTTTCTTGCGCGGTTGCAATCTGCGATGCCCATATTGTCATAACCCATCACTTATTTCTCCAAATGGAGAATGTTATTTAAGCGATGATGAGTTTTTTAGTTTTTTGAAAAAAAGACAAGGTTTGCTAGATGCTGTAGTTATTTCAGGCGGTGAACCTACACTATATGCAGATTTAAATAAGCTAATCACTAAAATTCAAAGTATGGGGTTTTTGGTTAAACTAGATACTAATGGTACACAGCCAAAGGTAATTGCTGATTTATTAAATGCAAAGTTGCTTAACTATATAGCTCTTGACCTTAAAGACCATCCAAATAGTTATGCGTCATGGCTCGGGGCATATAGCAAGCCTGAAGATTTATTAGAAAGTATTTCAATTATTAAAGATAGCGATGTTGCACATGAATTTCGTACCACTGTTGTATTACCATATCACGATAAAGTGCGATTAAATCGTATGGCAAAATACGCTTTGGGCTGCAAGCAATGGATTTTGCAGGCGTATAAAAACACTACCACATCAAGACGATTTGTTTCACCACCAGTAAATTATCTAAAACAAATTGCTGCGACTATTTGTCGTGATTATGGTATTTCTTGTTTTTACCGAAACGGAAACTAA
- a CDS encoding UvrD-helicase domain-containing protein, translating into MSSAEIVRASAGTGKTYALVESYIRILLRHKLKPSSVVAITFTRKAARELLNRIRVRLRSLEANDLLSDISRAPINNFHGLALQLLSFSGANVGVFKRLLVLGQEGEDRLLFQQACEEAWFANDTNVANAVKQLAAAFKLDSEFPVSLWSALSQAREDGCEIIGSKLVTSYDPDIISQRITEQLTNIRTRLLLARSELSDTVSAKVENFLKLVPTENNVDTISWIDNWTKAATHLDRRGKLGQLISSEEKDFISKQANNLINAEFACAALASNFTKLVDAAWQNYQRLKQEHVLFDFADIIERAVHLLENDASLHARVLQRFRAVLVDEAQDTNRLQRRFVHLLAGLSGPAAGSQPPATLFVVGDRKQAIYTFRGADIESFDSFTADIEKLGGSKNTLHTSYRTTTALCASINHLGQKLFGHEYEAIQAADTINDNKQTALWIETPAAENNTTNTLLEAEAVADYVAKRLQAGRLPSDFAILMAAMTKAVHYCDALLKRGIPATMGSGGLYAEREIIDIAALLRWCCDPDDRLAAAIALRSPLFGLSDDGLLYLFGPQAEDNFVKLSVNQAKASCLSDNDIAAITLVSFVMPRLWQGAKLLNADAFLHWCNELLQIEAILATLPGGEQKVANVKHLQSLAIEYAQNNAYNTWRFARELSIRIERGVREPLTSIHNSNNAVVIGTIHQAKGLEFPAVLLVDLAHGKPGDFNSLRYSREHGLIMRPRINGELLKCDKWHASVANAKSAAEAEQDRLLYVAVTRAKSELVFFAPESENLKTNKGLLRRLQPWHIEAVAAGVLQVIKVNNIESNESLISTLSETNNISPQIQSTIAIAEGSEFSLSVTELAVFLQCQRRGFLRTQLRFNEAVMMAMSKQKESDTVINNSMKSTLNSQQAKAITQGTIAHAVMARLDATKPSKDIQAWVYEGISAIGYDIDDPNIHEVFEDCVRFFNSPLGKKLIKLPTDKHRHELPFIANIAASPYKLSLRGQFDVVYEENNAIIILDFKHSKPSPAELELDYLQLEIYALAVSMACDISTTVRTQLVFLHTEEIIEHAVTAKMRDNLRKRIKNCIGELAIQTPMQHDLPCKSLNICKQLMCLFIKQCHPQISKPDN; encoded by the coding sequence ATGAGTAGCGCTGAAATTGTACGTGCGAGTGCTGGCACCGGTAAGACCTATGCATTGGTAGAAAGTTATATTCGCATTCTTTTGAGGCATAAGTTAAAGCCAAGTTCGGTTGTGGCAATTACCTTTACGCGTAAAGCTGCGCGTGAGCTGTTAAATCGCATCCGTGTACGTCTGCGATCTTTAGAAGCAAACGATCTTCTTAGCGATATTAGTCGCGCGCCGATAAATAATTTTCATGGACTTGCTTTACAGTTATTGTCTTTTTCAGGGGCAAATGTTGGTGTTTTTAAGCGATTATTGGTGCTCGGGCAAGAAGGAGAAGACCGACTATTATTTCAACAAGCTTGTGAAGAAGCTTGGTTTGCAAATGATACTAACGTAGCTAATGCAGTGAAGCAGCTTGCAGCCGCTTTTAAACTTGATAGCGAATTTCCGGTATCTTTATGGTCTGCTTTATCACAAGCACGCGAGGATGGTTGCGAAATAATAGGTAGCAAACTAGTCACGTCATATGACCCCGATATTATTAGTCAACGAATTACCGAACAATTAACAAATATACGCACACGTTTGCTGTTAGCACGTTCTGAATTATCAGATACAGTAAGTGCGAAGGTCGAAAATTTTTTAAAATTGGTGCCTACAGAAAACAATGTAGATACTATTAGTTGGATTGATAATTGGACAAAGGCGGCAACACATTTAGACCGTCGTGGCAAACTCGGTCAACTAATTAGTAGCGAAGAAAAAGATTTTATAAGTAAACAAGCAAACAATTTAATAAATGCAGAATTTGCTTGCGCAGCTTTAGCGTCAAATTTCACCAAATTAGTCGATGCGGCATGGCAAAATTATCAGCGTTTAAAACAAGAACATGTATTGTTTGATTTTGCCGATATTATTGAACGTGCAGTTCATTTGCTTGAGAATGATGCATCGCTTCACGCACGTGTACTGCAACGCTTTCGTGCGGTTTTGGTCGATGAAGCCCAAGATACTAACCGTCTACAGCGTCGATTTGTGCATCTCCTTGCGGGATTAAGTGGACCTGCTGCTGGTAGTCAACCTCCGGCGACGTTGTTTGTTGTTGGTGATCGAAAACAAGCTATCTATACTTTTCGTGGTGCTGATATTGAAAGTTTCGATAGTTTTACTGCTGATATTGAAAAACTTGGTGGTAGCAAAAATACTTTACATACAAGTTATCGTACAACTACAGCATTATGCGCCTCGATAAACCATTTAGGACAAAAGCTGTTCGGCCATGAATATGAAGCAATACAAGCTGCAGATACTATAAACGATAACAAGCAAACGGCTTTATGGATTGAAACTCCGGCAGCAGAGAATAATACCACCAATACTTTATTAGAAGCTGAAGCTGTTGCCGATTATGTAGCAAAACGTCTTCAAGCTGGGCGCTTACCATCTGATTTTGCCATATTGATGGCAGCAATGACTAAAGCGGTGCATTACTGTGATGCCCTACTAAAACGTGGTATTCCAGCAACCATGGGCAGTGGGGGTCTTTATGCAGAGCGAGAAATAATTGATATTGCTGCATTGCTACGTTGGTGCTGTGATCCTGATGATAGACTTGCCGCAGCGATAGCCTTACGTTCACCATTGTTCGGTTTATCTGATGATGGATTGTTATATTTATTTGGGCCGCAGGCAGAAGATAATTTTGTTAAACTTAGTGTTAATCAGGCTAAAGCATCATGTTTAAGTGATAATGATATTGCTGCTATTACATTAGTTTCTTTTGTTATGCCTCGTTTATGGCAAGGTGCAAAATTGCTTAACGCCGATGCTTTTTTACATTGGTGTAATGAGTTACTACAAATTGAAGCGATTTTAGCTACTTTGCCTGGTGGTGAACAAAAAGTTGCGAATGTCAAACATCTGCAATCGTTGGCGATAGAATATGCTCAAAATAATGCCTACAACACTTGGCGGTTTGCACGCGAGCTAAGTATTCGTATTGAACGGGGGGTGCGCGAACCATTAACTAGTATTCATAACTCTAATAATGCCGTGGTTATCGGTACTATTCATCAAGCTAAAGGGCTTGAGTTCCCTGCGGTTTTATTAGTTGATTTAGCTCATGGCAAACCCGGAGATTTTAACTCACTTCGTTATTCACGTGAACATGGTTTAATTATGCGTCCGCGTATTAATGGTGAATTGCTGAAATGTGATAAGTGGCACGCATCAGTTGCTAATGCGAAAAGTGCAGCAGAAGCTGAGCAAGATCGTTTACTTTATGTTGCGGTTACGCGTGCAAAAAGTGAACTAGTATTTTTTGCCCCAGAAAGTGAAAACTTAAAAACTAATAAGGGACTACTGCGGCGTCTGCAACCATGGCATATTGAGGCAGTTGCGGCTGGTGTTTTACAGGTAATAAAGGTGAATAATATTGAATCTAATGAATCGTTAATTTCTACCCTATCAGAAACAAACAACATATCACCACAAATACAATCGACAATTGCCATCGCCGAAGGCAGTGAATTTTCATTATCGGTTACTGAGTTAGCAGTATTTTTACAGTGTCAACGTCGAGGTTTTTTACGTACACAGCTACGTTTTAATGAAGCTGTAATGATGGCGATGTCTAAGCAAAAAGAATCAGACACTGTAATAAATAACTCGATGAAGAGTACATTAAACTCACAACAAGCAAAAGCAATTACTCAAGGGACTATTGCTCATGCAGTAATGGCGCGTTTGGATGCAACAAAGCCATCAAAAGATATACAAGCATGGGTTTACGAAGGTATTAGCGCTATAGGCTATGATATTGATGATCCAAATATTCATGAAGTGTTTGAAGATTGTGTTCGATTTTTTAACTCACCATTAGGGAAAAAACTAATCAAGTTACCAACAGATAAACATCGCCACGAACTACCTTTTATTGCCAATATAGCAGCATCGCCATATAAGTTATCTTTAAGAGGTCAGTTTGATGTCGTTTATGAAGAAAATAATGCAATAATTATATTAGATTTCAAGCATAGCAAGCCGTCACCGGCTGAGCTCGAACTGGATTACTTGCAATTAGAAATCTATGCTTTAGCTGTTAGTATGGCGTGTGATATTTCTACTACAGTACGAACGCAATTGGTCTTTCTCCATACCGAAGAAATTATAGAGCATGCAGTTACTGCAAAGATGCGCGATAACTTACGCAAAAGAATCAAAAATTGTATCGGTGAACTTGCTATACAAACACCCATGCAGCATGATTTACCTTGTAAATCATTAAACATATGCAAACAACTTATGTGTCTTTTTATCAAGCAATGCCATCCACAAATAAGTAAACCTGATAATTAA
- a CDS encoding CDP-alcohol phosphatidyltransferase family protein: MDMLSNWIYGHMSAAGRIWSALAPAILIALYFVGGLIIYSIRTLFVGQYRDSEMESRGSSFLASMYIRLYFTWIMQPIWRVLIRMGVPANAITTLSVLLATASGVSLSIGRFALGGWLYLFAGMCDFFDGRLARARNEVTKKGAALDSILDRYCDAAVLVGLAWYYRDSWVLLATQIALVGSALVPYIRARGEAIGVSIKEVGFMQRAERILYLGVAVAISPILEAIIDPGEPRPLHRIAIAGLVLLAVSTQITALQRFSHLLGALDESEWHKGWLRLGRGVLARGAIIAAAATIVDFFAAVSLVDAEILMPSVATFIATITGTIIHFFLSRIWSANVKIIIKPQTGRYVFVSITTALLNAGGVAVLLLIPGFSFKIAWLLVHISVFLAWNLPLLRTYLVICEPEKI; this comes from the coding sequence ATGGATATGCTTTCAAATTGGATTTATGGCCATATGAGCGCAGCAGGGCGTATTTGGTCTGCTTTGGCTCCGGCTATTTTAATTGCTTTATATTTTGTTGGCGGTTTAATTATTTATAGTATTAGAACTTTATTTGTTGGGCAGTATCGTGATTCAGAGATGGAATCCCGTGGTTCGTCTTTTCTTGCCTCTATGTACATTCGCCTTTATTTCACTTGGATAATGCAACCCATCTGGCGCGTACTTATACGTATGGGTGTACCAGCAAATGCAATCACCACTTTATCGGTATTATTAGCAACCGCCTCTGGTGTGTCTTTATCAATTGGCCGTTTTGCACTTGGTGGATGGCTATATCTATTTGCTGGTATGTGTGATTTTTTTGATGGTCGCCTAGCTCGTGCTCGCAATGAAGTAACTAAAAAAGGGGCAGCACTTGATTCTATTCTCGATCGCTATTGTGACGCTGCAGTCTTAGTAGGTCTCGCTTGGTATTATCGAGATAGTTGGGTTCTTTTAGCGACTCAAATCGCTTTAGTTGGTTCAGCTCTTGTTCCTTATATTCGCGCACGTGGTGAAGCTATTGGTGTTTCCATTAAAGAAGTTGGTTTTATGCAACGTGCTGAACGTATTTTATATCTTGGTGTAGCCGTTGCGATTAGTCCTATTCTTGAAGCGATAATTGATCCTGGTGAGCCTCGACCGCTACATCGTATTGCGATTGCTGGTTTAGTGCTACTTGCAGTTTCAACACAAATTACTGCCTTGCAGCGGTTTAGCCATTTGCTTGGTGCTTTAGATGAAAGCGAATGGCATAAAGGTTGGTTACGTCTTGGTCGTGGGGTATTAGCACGTGGCGCAATAATAGCTGCAGCTGCTACTATTGTTGATTTTTTTGCAGCCGTATCATTAGTTGATGCTGAGATACTTATGCCATCAGTTGCGACATTTATCGCAACAATCACTGGTACCATTATTCATTTCTTTTTAAGTCGTATCTGGTCGGCTAATGTTAAAATTATTATTAAACCTCAAACCGGTCGTTATGTTTTCGTAAGCATTACTACAGCTTTGCTTAATGCTGGCGGTGTAGCAGTACTTTTATTAATCCCAGGGTTTTCGTTTAAAATTGCATGGCTACTTGTGCATATTAGTGTGTTTTTGGCCTGGAATTTACCTTTGCTACGCACTTATTTAGTGATTTGTGAGCCTGAGAAAATTTAA
- a CDS encoding histidine kinase: MANFSATKNVSLIRLVRALLKREAEQTQLLALRSQLDPHFLFNTLNAIAEWCREDGIVAERAVLQLAAILRIILEGVKTTTWPLAQEIDLIETLFSLHRLRDPQLFELNINITDVCYKILIPPLILLPLAENAVKHGPHSGHIGKIYLIANCDESELVLTIINPGTYLGPRLGSVGLPHLKRRLDIIYGGKALFNIAAQDSQTHAVLHLPINGPINGELS; the protein is encoded by the coding sequence TTGGCAAACTTTTCAGCAACTAAAAATGTTTCGTTAATCCGCTTAGTTAGAGCATTATTAAAACGTGAAGCAGAACAAACACAACTATTAGCTCTACGCTCACAGCTTGATCCGCATTTTCTTTTTAATACCCTCAATGCAATTGCTGAATGGTGCAGAGAAGATGGCATTGTTGCTGAACGAGCTGTGCTACAATTAGCGGCGATCCTTAGAATAATATTAGAAGGAGTAAAAACTACTACCTGGCCACTTGCACAAGAAATTGATCTAATAGAAACACTATTTTCACTACATCGTTTACGTGACCCTCAATTATTTGAATTGAATATCAATATCACTGATGTATGTTATAAAATTTTAATTCCCCCATTAATATTGCTGCCGCTAGCTGAAAATGCCGTTAAGCATGGTCCACATTCTGGACATATTGGTAAAATTTATTTAATTGCCAACTGTGATGAAAGTGAATTGGTATTAACAATCATAAACCCGGGGACCTATCTTGGCCCGCGTCTAGGTAGTGTTGGATTGCCCCATTTAAAACGTCGTCTTGATATTATCTATGGCGGTAAGGCTTTATTTAATATTGCAGCACAAGATTCACAAACACATGCAGTTTTGCATTTGCCTATTAACGGACCCATAAATGGGGAGCTATCATGA
- a CDS encoding NAD(P)H-dependent oxidoreductase subunit E, whose protein sequence is MVKVLSQSTVTRIKELMGEYPTPLAATLPALHLVQQEIGHLSKEAQLEVAEILDVPPTRISEVVSFYSMLYEQSVGRHVVKICRTLSCELRGAKEIISRAQTILGIKVGETSADGRVTLLHEECLASCATGPCLWVDGVLVENLTCAKLEAVLGGLL, encoded by the coding sequence ATGGTAAAAGTACTATCACAATCAACAGTCACGCGAATTAAAGAATTGATGGGTGAATATCCCACCCCACTTGCGGCTACCTTGCCAGCCTTACATTTAGTACAACAAGAGATAGGGCATTTATCAAAAGAGGCGCAACTTGAGGTGGCTGAGATTTTAGATGTGCCACCAACTCGTATTAGTGAGGTCGTTTCTTTTTATTCAATGCTCTACGAGCAGTCAGTTGGTCGGCATGTGGTAAAAATATGTCGTACGCTTTCTTGTGAATTACGTGGTGCTAAAGAGATTATATCCCGGGCCCAAACTATTCTTGGTATAAAGGTAGGTGAGACCTCTGCTGACGGTCGAGTAACACTTTTACATGAAGAATGTTTGGCGTCTTGCGCTACCGGGCCTTGTTTATGGGTTGATGGTGTTTTAGTTGAAAATTTAACCTGCGCTAAGCTTGAAGCGGTATTGGGAGGGTTGTTGTGA
- a CDS encoding ribonucleoside triphosphate reductase yields MFSTIIKRDGTREPFAAARIAKAIELAGKATHEYDAQEAQRLARRVLVIAAATTQNEPTVEGIQDLVEDVLMASPFRKAARAYILYREQHRILREIHSKQNTKLVDSYLDKSDWQISENANMAFSLQGLNNHIASEVIRKYWLEQLYPPVVRNAHESGDFHIHDLNLLAVYCVGWDLSDLLLQGFCGADGKVESKPARHFRTALGQIANFFYTLQGEAAGAQAFSSVDTLLAPFIAYDKLSYKNVKQAIQEWVFNLNVATRVGFQTPFTNITLDFNVPTKLHDQPVIIGGKLQKATYGNFQNEVDMFNRAFLEVMIEGDAKGRVFTFPIPTYNITKDFNYDDPRLSLLWEATARYGIPYFANFVNSQMSPDDARSMCCRLRLDTRELQHRGGGLFGANPLTGSIGVVTLNLPRLGHFAHDEDDFKIRLSALMDIARDSLILKRKILERFTEAGLYPYARHYLQSIKTRFNSFWHNHFATIGIIGLEEATQNLLGESLLSESGRAFGLRMLDFLRAKLISFQEETNTPFNLEATPAEGASYRLTNLDRKHYPDMQIFTQDNDIVYANSSQPPIDAFNDPFELLEQQDEFQVQYTGGTVLHFYLGERVEDSATVKNFVRKVCANFHLPYFTLTPTFSICPEHAYLAGEHQVCPHCGAPTEVYSRVVGYLRPVQQWNPGKQKEFSRRGLFDQNLR; encoded by the coding sequence CTGTTTTCAACTATTATCAAACGTGACGGAACACGTGAGCCTTTTGCTGCTGCACGCATTGCAAAAGCTATAGAACTTGCTGGCAAAGCTACCCATGAATATGATGCGCAAGAAGCACAACGACTTGCTCGCCGTGTGTTAGTTATTGCGGCTGCTACAACTCAAAATGAGCCGACGGTTGAGGGGATTCAAGATTTAGTTGAAGACGTGCTCATGGCCTCACCTTTTCGTAAAGCTGCACGTGCATATATTCTATATCGCGAACAACATCGGATATTACGTGAAATACATAGCAAACAAAACACTAAACTGGTTGACTCATATCTTGATAAATCTGATTGGCAAATATCTGAAAATGCCAACATGGCTTTTAGCTTACAGGGACTAAATAACCATATTGCTAGTGAAGTTATTCGTAAGTATTGGCTTGAACAACTATACCCACCGGTTGTACGCAATGCTCATGAATCGGGTGACTTTCATATTCATGATTTAAATTTATTGGCTGTCTATTGTGTTGGTTGGGACTTAAGCGATTTATTGCTGCAAGGTTTTTGTGGCGCAGATGGTAAAGTCGAAAGTAAACCAGCACGTCATTTTCGCACCGCGCTCGGACAAATAGCTAACTTTTTTTATACCCTTCAGGGGGAAGCAGCTGGCGCGCAAGCCTTTTCAAGTGTAGACACCTTGTTGGCTCCCTTTATCGCATACGATAAGCTTTCTTATAAAAATGTAAAGCAAGCGATACAAGAATGGGTTTTTAACCTAAACGTTGCCACTCGCGTTGGTTTTCAAACACCTTTTACTAACATAACCCTTGATTTCAATGTACCGACAAAACTTCACGATCAACCAGTAATTATCGGTGGCAAATTACAAAAAGCAACATATGGTAACTTTCAAAATGAAGTCGATATGTTCAACCGTGCTTTTCTTGAAGTCATGATCGAAGGTGATGCTAAAGGGCGTGTTTTTACTTTTCCAATTCCTACTTATAACATTACTAAAGATTTTAATTATGATGATCCTCGTCTTTCGCTTTTATGGGAAGCAACTGCACGTTATGGCATCCCCTATTTTGCCAATTTTGTAAATTCGCAAATGTCTCCTGATGATGCGCGCAGTATGTGTTGTCGTTTGCGGCTTGATACTCGTGAGCTGCAACATCGCGGTGGCGGATTGTTTGGTGCTAATCCGCTTACTGGTTCTATTGGGGTAGTTACGCTTAATCTACCACGCCTGGGACACTTTGCTCATGATGAAGATGATTTTAAAATTCGTTTAAGTGCGCTTATGGATATTGCTCGTGATAGCCTTATACTAAAACGTAAAATTTTAGAACGTTTTACCGAAGCTGGGCTATATCCATATGCCCGCCATTATCTGCAAAGTATAAAAACACGTTTTAACTCATTTTGGCATAATCACTTTGCAACGATTGGTATTATCGGTCTTGAAGAAGCTACGCAAAACCTGCTCGGTGAAAGTTTATTGTCAGAAAGTGGGCGCGCTTTCGGTTTACGTATGCTTGATTTTCTGCGCGCGAAATTAATTTCTTTTCAAGAAGAGACCAATACACCATTTAATTTAGAGGCTACTCCAGCAGAGGGCGCAAGTTATCGTTTGACCAATCTTGACCGCAAGCATTATCCTGATATGCAGATTTTTACTCAAGATAATGATATCGTTTATGCAAATTCATCGCAACCACCTATTGATGCTTTCAATGACCCCTTTGAACTGCTTGAACAACAAGATGAATTTCAAGTACAATATACTGGTGGTACTGTGCTGCATTTTTATCTTGGCGAACGTGTTGAGGATTCTGCCACAGTTAAAAACTTTGTCCGTAAAGTTTGCGCAAACTTTCATTTGCCTTATTTTACTTTAACCCCAACTTTTTCTATTTGTCCTGAACATGCTTATCTTGCAGGCGAGCATCAAGTATGTCCGCATTGCGGCGCACCAACTGAAGTATATTCGCGTGTCGTTGGTTACCTAAGACCTGTACAACAGTGGAATCCTGGCAAACAAAAAGAGTTCTCGCGGCGCGGCCTATTTGATCAAAATCTTAGGTAA
- a CDS encoding endonuclease/exonuclease/phosphatase family protein: protein MSHHIRFITYNIRKGKGASVFAGNYFKSLGNALRDYAPDLLLCQEVSHFYYPMISQSVELGKMLSLNSYYEPNKHRRDGHHGNATFTCHPVTHACNYDVSTNKIERRGVLYVCLEVARRKVHVLNVHLGLNQAQRIFQLKSITAILANRVQTSDAVIMAGDFNDWNRKLEKIIVNQLGFINALGHLPPQAVRTWHSRRPVFNLDRVYVRNIATKQALRLVGSPWRELSDHLPLIVDFDVTTSL, encoded by the coding sequence TTGTCTCATCATATTCGTTTCATCACCTATAATATTCGTAAAGGCAAAGGTGCTTCAGTATTCGCGGGTAATTATTTTAAAAGCTTGGGCAATGCCTTGCGTGATTATGCACCTGACCTACTGTTATGTCAGGAGGTTTCTCATTTTTATTACCCTATGATTTCTCAAAGCGTTGAACTTGGCAAAATGCTAAGTCTAAATTCGTATTACGAACCCAATAAGCATCGCCGAGATGGTCATCATGGTAATGCTACTTTTACGTGCCATCCAGTTACTCATGCATGTAACTATGATGTATCAACTAACAAGATCGAAAGACGTGGCGTTTTATACGTTTGTCTTGAGGTGGCTCGTCGAAAAGTACATGTGCTCAACGTTCATCTTGGTCTTAATCAAGCGCAACGTATATTTCAGCTTAAAAGTATTACGGCAATATTAGCTAATCGCGTGCAAACCAGTGATGCGGTTATTATGGCCGGTGATTTTAATGACTGGAATCGTAAGCTCGAAAAAATAATTGTTAATCAATTGGGTTTCATCAATGCCCTTGGCCACTTACCACCGCAAGCGGTGCGTACCTGGCATTCACGCCGACCGGTTTTTAATCTCGATCGTGTATACGTTCGCAATATTGCAACCAAGCAGGCACTAAGATTAGTTGGCTCACCATGGAGAGAGTTGTCAGATCATTTACCGTTGATTGTGGATTTTGACGTTACCACATCACTATAG